The nucleotide sequence GAACGCTGGCCGCCGCGTGGCTCTGGCCGAGTCTCGCGAGGGGCGCCCCTGTGGCGTTTCGAGCCCGCCGGGCCGCCTGCGGAGAGGGAAGCTCTGCCCTTCCCCTGGCCTGGCGCGGAGCCAGTTCTCCCGGGAAGGGGCCGGGGGTCCTCGCAGGGCCCGGCCGCGGCGTGACCCTGCCGGGGTCCGAACTTCACCGCAGGGCGGCCTGATCAGGGCCAGGCCCGTGGGGACGCTGGCGCCACGGTGTCTTCCCCCTTCACGCCACTCCTACCAGGCCGACATCGAGTCTCGCTCCCCAGGGAGGGTCAAGGTCCAGGGGTCCAGCGGCTGCCCCGAGGTCCGCTAGGAGGTGGCGGCACTGGAGCGGCCTTTCTCCAGCCTGCACCCACCCCGCCTTGAGTGCCCCTGCGTGTGACCAACGGTGGAACCGGAGCGGCCTTAGAGACTGACCGCTGCCTCTGAGTTGAGTCTTAAGCCCCTCGTTGGGCCTGGCTGAGCCCCCGGTCTGCACCTTTCCCCCAGCCTGGAGACGATGCCAAAGCTGCAGGGCTTCGAGTTCTGGAGCCGCACCCTGCGTGGCGCCCGCCACGTGGTGGCCCCCATGGTGGACCAGAGCGAGCTGGCCTGGAGGCTGCTGAGCCGGCGCCACGGAGCCCAGCTCTGCTACACGCCCATGCTGCACGCCCAGGTCTTCGTCCGCGACGCCAACTACCGGAAGGAGAACCTGTACTGCGAGGTGTGCCCCGAGGACCGGCCCCTCATCGTGCAGGTGCGCGGGAGGGGCTGTGGCGGCGGCAGCGGTTGGGTCCCGGGCCCTGGAATGCCTGGGGAAAAACCCTTCCCTCTGTGGCCGGACATCACTTCCAGCCTTTCCAGACAGCTCAGTtccaggaggagagggagaaggtggCACCAGGCGTGTAGAGCCCACATGGCCACAGCAGTGGTTCCTGTGGTGGAGCCAGGGCTGCCAGGTGCACCTCCCAGAATCCAACCCTATTCTCCAGGAGCTGGATGAGGCAGCTGGGGTGCTGTGAGGTTCGCAGCCCTGCTGGGGCCTCTGGATTGCTGcttctcacactcacactccctcTTCAGAGCGAGTAGAGATGGCTCTGCTCTTCAGAAGTCAGTGATTGTGGCTTCTGCCACAGTTCAGAAAATCTGTAAATCCGGGTGGTTTGGGGACTCCTCCTGGCTTTGTCATAGTGTAAGCCTTCGCAGGACAGGGCACCCTCCTGCGGTGAACCTGGGCCCACACCCTCCTGGGGTCACACTGGACCTCTCGTAGGGCTGGGCAGCAAGGGACTAGCGCCTGGCTGGGTGCAGCGCTGACTCCTGCGTCTTCTCCAGTTCTGTGCCAATGACCCGGAAGTGTTTGTTCAGGCGGCTCTCCTGGCTCAGGATTACTGTGACGCCATTGACCTGAACTTGGGCTGCCCACAGATGATAGCCAAGAGAGGTGAGCTCCATGTGGAGCATGGGGGCACCCGGGGCAGGGGCCAGAGCCAGCTCAGTGCAGCCCCAGGTGTGGTGAGCTTGGAGGATGGCAGGCCTTGCCTCTGTCGTGACTGGCTCAGGCTGGAGCCAGCcgtcctctgtgctctgcctctgGAGGGTGGCTATCCTCAGGCCTTCGGGGCTGGGGGCTGAGCCCTACTGGCTCTCCCTTCCCTCAGGGAGCTCCCTCTGCATAAACATGATTGCTGATACAGGGTCCCCGCCACCCCCTTGCACTGCTGTGTGTGGGGCTGAGCCTGTCTACCTCCCTGGGCCCCTGAGGAGGTGTTACTTGGTCCCAGACCGTGGGGCGGTGGGGGTTCCATTCAGCACCTTCTGAGCTTAGGCAGCTGGGCAAATAGAGCCCCTGAATCTGATGCCGACAAACCACTGCTCTGACTGTCCCACTGCCCCAACTAGAGACACTGCTGGTTCTGGGGACCTACGTCTGGCCTGGCAGGGCAGCTTCTGGCCTGCGTGGATGGAGGAGAGGGTGCAGAGGGGGTGCAAGGCCTCGGCTCCACCAGCCTTAACACAGGTGCCAGCCAGGCCATGCTTGCTCTTTGCAGGTCACTATGGTGCCTTCCTGCAGGATGAGTGGGACCTGCTCCAAAGAATGAGTGAGTTGGCTGGGTGGGTGGTGAAGGACCCCCAGAGACCCTCGAGAGGGACACATGGGCACTGTCTACTTGGTTGGGGCTTAGGAGAGGACAGGCGCTGGCAGGAGATCTCAGCAGCACCCTGGGGCTTCCTGCTCAAAGCAGCCTCTCTGCTGGAAGGAGGTGGCTGTGAAGTTGCCTGTCCTGTGCCACCCACCCCTTAAAACCAGACAGTAGGTGCCAGGACAGAGTCCTTGCTCGGGCCCAGCCCCAGATGTCCTGGGAGATAAAGCTGGCCTCGGCCCTGcttgtttgaacttgggagggcTGGGGGAATGGCGGAGGGAGCCTGCCCAGCAACCTGAGGGAGACACCCAGATGGTGGCCCAGGCTGCCTCCCAACCTCCCAGCAAAGCTGCCTGGACTCCGCTATCTGCGGGGCCCTGGGCTCTGGGGCTTGGCCGCTAAAGTGGGAACACCATGGCCCCCTCGGAAGCTGCCTTTCTTCTCCCCAGTTTTGCTGGCCCACGAGAGACTCTCTGTTCCTGTCACGTGCAAAATCCGTGTCTTCCCGGAGATTGACAAGACCGTGAGGTACGCCCAGATGCTGGAGAAGGCCGGTTGCCAGGTGAGCCCTGGTCTCGCGGAGGTGTCGTGGGCCTTGGCTGGGCCTTTGCGCAGAGGACACAGCTGAGGCTCTTCCTGTGTCCACTCAGACACTGTGCACTGTCGGCCTCATGGGGGCAGTGGCCCTCCTGACTGGCCTGCCCCCACTGACTCTGAGTGCCACCACCCCAAGCCCAGGCCTTCGCAACATAAACTGCTTTCCTGGCTCCAGAGTTTTGTCCCTGTGGATAGAGTAATGTCAGCATCTCTACCATGTTTCTAGTGTCACAGAGGCCGGCAGGGCCTCCTTTGGGGATACTCAGCATCCAGTCTCCCTAGAGGGTCAGGAAGGGGCCAACAGGCTGTCAGCAGAGCTGCTCCCCTGCCTGGGTCCCCTGCACACCGAGCCTGGCCTGGGGCAGGCCTGGATGGGCTGCTGTCTCCAGGGGTGCCCCTCAAGACACTCAACCTTCTGAAGGCAGACAGCAACCCTGGTGACCCAGGGATGAGCTTGCACAGGGGCTGCTGGGCCCAGGCCCCACTTTCCCCCTGTGCCCCACCAGCCTGGAGCTAGTCCCTCCACACCTTTGGCCTTGGGCAGTGGGGATGCTGCCACTTCCTGGCCTGACTCTTGCATGGGCCTGGGCAGCACATGCAGCCTGAGGCTCCCACAGAGTGCAGAGCCTTTGGGGCAGGCCCCAGATGGTCTTTCCTCAGCCCTGCTTCAGGAGCTGAGATGGTGAGGGAAAGGTCCCTGGAGTCGGGCATGGGGCACAGGGCTTGGAGGGGCAGAGGGGGCTCggaggggtggagtgggggtgaAGGGGGCACGGACGGGCACAGGGGACTCTGAGGGGCGGAGGGGGCACAGAGGGGGCTCAGAGGGGTGGAGCAGAGGCAGAGGGGGCATGGAGGGGCGGAGGGGGCTCTGCGGGGTGGAGGGGGCTTGGAGGGGCGGAGGGGCCTGGAGGGGCGGAAGGGGCTCTGAGGGGTGGAGGGGGCTTGGAGGGGTCAAGCGACGGCTGGTCTGTCCTAGTTGCTGACGGTGCACGGGCGCACCAAGGAGCAGAAAGGGCCCCTGTCAGGCGCAGCGTCCTGGGAGCACATCAAGGCTGTGCGGTGAGTGGGTGTGGGCGGTGGGTGGCACAGCCCTCAGTCCTTGGGGCTTTGCTAGAGGGTCCAAGCTCCACACCGCAGGGTGCTCGGCTCACCTGATGCCCATGACCACTGAGGGGGCTAGGGCCGTGGCTGGGGGCAGCATCGCCTGGGAGCAGAAGCTCCCTGTCATGATGGAGTCAGGGCTGTCCGGGGCCTGGTGGTGTGCTGGGCAGGTGGAGGGACAGGTGTTTCTCTGTCAACAGGAAGGCTGTGGCCATCCCTGTGTTTGCTAATGGGAACATCCAGTGCCTGCAGGATGTGGAGCGCTGCCTCCGGGACACGGGTGTGCAGGGCGTCATGAGTGCAGGTGGGCAGGGCCCGGGACAGCAGCTGGGGCCCCATGCACAAGGCCTGATGCCACCACCCAGGTCGGTCCTTCCCAATGCCTACTGCCCTCCCCACCGCGCTGTTCGCAGATGGTGTTCATCAATCCCAGTCTGCTCTGAGGGGCCTGACCTGGCCTTGTCCCTTGTGAGGTGGCACAGGAGGGTGTCCTGAGTGTCCAAGTCTTTCCTATGCCATCCACCTGGAGCAGCCCTTGAGGcgtccttcctccccttcctcccacagAGGGCAATCTGCACAACCCCGCTCTGTTTGAGGGCCGGAGCCCTGCAGTGTGGGAGCTGGCCGAGGAATACCTGGACATCGTGCGAGAGCACCCCTGCCCGCTGTCCTATGTCCGGGCCCACCTCTTCAAGCTGTGGCACCACACGTGAGTCGCCCCCTAAGGCGGAAGCCACGTTGGGGGGTTGCCCAGGCAGATACCGTCAGAGCCCACCTGGGGCA is from Macaca thibetana thibetana isolate TM-01 chromosome 16, ASM2454274v1, whole genome shotgun sequence and encodes:
- the DUS1L gene encoding tRNA-dihydrouridine(16/17) synthase [NAD(P)(+)]-like isoform X3 gives rise to the protein MPKLQGFEFWSRTLRGARHVVAPMVDQSELAWRLLSRRHGAQLCYTPMLHAQVFVRDANYRKENLYCEVCPEDRPLIVQFCANDPEVFVQAALLAQDYCDAIDLNLGCPQMIAKRGHYGAFLQDEWDLLQRMILLAHERLSVPVTCKIRVFPEIDKTVRYAQMLEKAGCQLLTVHGRTKEQKGPLSGAASWEHIKAVRKAVAIPVFANGNIQCLQDVERCLRDTGVQGVMSAEGNLHNPALFEGRSPAVWELAEEYLDIVREHPCPLSYVRAHLFKLWHHTLQVYQQLREELAKVKTLEGIAAVSQELKLRCQEEISRQEGAKPTGDLPFHWICQPYIRPGPREGSKERAGARSKRALEEEECGTEVLSKNKQKKQLRNPHKTFDPSLKRRWPVHKQLPRQPGASSPRLPHCPLGHRMRQLGEAGSQSLG
- the DUS1L gene encoding tRNA-dihydrouridine(16/17) synthase [NAD(P)(+)]-like isoform X4; translation: MPKLQGFEFWSRTLRGARHVVAPMVDQSELAWRLLSRRHGAQLCYTPMLHAQVFVRDANYRKENLYCEVCPEDRPLIVQFCANDPEVFVQAALLAQDYCDAIDLNLGCPQMIAKRGHYGAFLQDEWDLLQRMILLAHERLSVPVTCKIRVFPEIDKTVRYAQMLEKAGCQLLTVHGRTKEQKGPLSGAASWEHIKAVRKAVAIPVFANGNIQCLQDVERCLRDTGVQGVMSAEGNLHNPALFEGRSPAVWELAEEYLDIVREHPCPLSYVRAHLFKLWHHTPREGSKERAGARSKRALEEEECGTEVLSKNKQKKQLRNPHKTFDPSLKPKYAKCDQCGNPKGNRCVFSLCRGCCKKRASKETADCPGHGLLFKTKLEKSLAWKEAQPELQEPQPAAPGTPGGFSEVMGSALA
- the DUS1L gene encoding tRNA-dihydrouridine(16/17) synthase [NAD(P)(+)]-like isoform X1; translation: MPKLQGFEFWSRTLRGARHVVAPMVDQSELAWRLLSRRHGAQLCYTPMLHAQVFVRDANYRKENLYCEVCPEDRPLIVQFCANDPEVFVQAALLAQDYCDAIDLNLGCPQMIAKRGHYGAFLQDEWDLLQRMILLAHERLSVPVTCKIRVFPEIDKTVRYAQMLEKAGCQLLTVHGRTKEQKGPLSGAASWEHIKAVRKAVAIPVFANGNIQCLQDVERCLRDTGVQGVMSAEGNLHNPALFEGRSPAVWELAEEYLDIVREHPCPLSYVRAHLFKLWHHTLQVYQQLREELAKVKTLEGIAAVSQELKLRCQEEISRQEGAKPTGDLPFHWICQPYIRPGPREGSKERAGARSKRALEEEECGTEVLSKNKQKKQLRNPHKTFDPSLKPKYAKCDQCGNPKGNRCVFSLCRGCCKKRASKETADCPGHGLLFKTKLEKSLAWKEAQPELQEPQPAAPGTPGGFSEVMGSALA
- the DUS1L gene encoding tRNA-dihydrouridine(16/17) synthase [NAD(P)(+)]-like isoform X2, which gives rise to MPKLQGFEFWSRTLRGARHVVAPMVDQSELAWRLLSRRHGAQLCYTPMLHAQVFVRDANYRKENLYCEVCPEDRPLIVQFCANDPEVFVQAALLAQDYCDAIDLNLGCPQMIAKRGHYGAFLQDEWDLLQRMILLAHERLSVPVTCKIRVFPEIDKTVRYAQMLEKAGCQLLTVHGRTKEQKGPLSGAASWEHIKAVRKAVAIPVFANGNIQCLQDVERCLRDTGVQGVMSAEGNLHNPALFEGRSPAVWELAEEYLDIVREHPCPLSYVRAHLFKLWHHTLQVYQQLREELAKVKTLEGIAAVSQELKLRCQEEISRQEGAKPTGDLPFHWICQPYIRPGPREGSKERAGARSKRALEEEECGTEVLSKNKQKKQLRNPHKTFDPSLKPKYAKCDQCGNPKMCVQPVPRLLQEASLQRDCGLPRSRIAF